In Syngnathoides biaculeatus isolate LvHL_M chromosome 5, ASM1980259v1, whole genome shotgun sequence, the following are encoded in one genomic region:
- the cd79a gene encoding B-cell antigen receptor complex-associated protein alpha chain isoform X2, giving the protein MSDRVSSGYTNNGGVICGTLTFAELKLADSGLYRCWFNASDIHTPGTYLQVYEPLKKTINLSEKMKDSILMTEGMLLFLCALVSSATLLRKTKHLHALQQKKAKRQEENIYQSHPRQPA; this is encoded by the exons ATGTCAGACCGGGTGAGCTCAGGTTACACGAACAATGGCGGGGTCATCTGCGGGACCCTGACTTTTGCTGAGTTGAAGTTGGCCGATTCGGGTCTGTATCGATGTTGGTTCAACGCCTCCGACATTCACACACCTGGCACCTACCTCCAGGTCTATG AGCCGCTGAAGAAGACGATAAACCTCAGCGAAAAGATGAAAGACAGCATCCTGATGACTGAGGGaatgttactatttctgtgcgCCCTGGTGTCTTCGGCCACGCTCCTGCGCAAG ACAAAGCATCTCCATGCACTTCAGCAGAAGAAGGCAAAGAGGCAAGAGGAGAACATCTATCAG TCTCACCCACGCCAACCAGCATGA
- the cd79a gene encoding B-cell antigen receptor complex-associated protein alpha chain isoform X1 yields MSDRVSSGYTNNGGVICGTLTFAELKLADSGLYRCWFNASDIHTPGTYLQVYEPLKKTINLSEKMKDSILMTEGMLLFLCALVSSATLLRKTKHLHALQQKKAKRQEENIYQGLNLNDCDNAAGVYHDLVASMQEEIQLENPRMEHKCQNLWEIRVGAEK; encoded by the exons ATGTCAGACCGGGTGAGCTCAGGTTACACGAACAATGGCGGGGTCATCTGCGGGACCCTGACTTTTGCTGAGTTGAAGTTGGCCGATTCGGGTCTGTATCGATGTTGGTTCAACGCCTCCGACATTCACACACCTGGCACCTACCTCCAGGTCTATG AGCCGCTGAAGAAGACGATAAACCTCAGCGAAAAGATGAAAGACAGCATCCTGATGACTGAGGGaatgttactatttctgtgcgCCCTGGTGTCTTCGGCCACGCTCCTGCGCAAG ACAAAGCATCTCCATGCACTTCAGCAGAAGAAGGCAAAGAGGCAAGAGGAGAACATCTATCAG GGCCTCAATTTGAATGACTGTGACAACGCAGCGGGCGTCTACCATGATCTGGTTGCCAGTATGCAAGAGGAAATCCAACTGGAGAACCCACGAATGGAacataaatgtcaaaatttgtgGGAGATCAGGGTGGGGGCAGAAAAATGA